One region of Priestia megaterium genomic DNA includes:
- a CDS encoding GNAT family N-acetyltransferase, whose product MDAIIEKPNNLGELSRFLLEKNSQKTSHIGYCGEKEEEIYQTLKEDFISDEGDIKFLIARNRTGEILAAIGFDIEEMVAEVWGPFNKTSSIDLQSQLWKQLVNENPLIQEFHFFINEENELQQVFMNEIKAKKTGEHLILEIKEQNFDKVIEMKSEPFKHSDFQAFEMLHNAMFQNTYYDGKTIIERLNDRNMLKILKNMSNELQGYAYFEVDTEMREASLEYIGVSKNAQSQGLGTRLLKEVLTEMFSFPQINEIKLTVDRANSQANRVYMKVGFEPKDILISYRLKL is encoded by the coding sequence ATGGATGCTATTATAGAAAAACCAAATAACCTCGGTGAATTATCTCGATTTCTATTAGAAAAAAATAGTCAGAAAACATCACATATTGGTTATTGTGGTGAAAAAGAAGAAGAAATCTACCAGACATTAAAAGAAGATTTTATTAGTGACGAGGGTGATATTAAATTTTTAATCGCTAGAAATAGGACAGGAGAAATTTTAGCGGCTATTGGATTTGATATCGAAGAAATGGTAGCAGAAGTGTGGGGACCTTTTAATAAAACATCTTCTATTGATTTGCAATCTCAATTATGGAAACAGTTAGTTAATGAAAATCCTTTGATCCAAGAATTTCATTTTTTTATCAATGAAGAAAATGAGCTGCAACAAGTATTTATGAATGAAATAAAAGCAAAAAAGACTGGTGAACACTTGATCTTAGAAATTAAAGAACAAAATTTTGATAAAGTTATTGAAATGAAAAGCGAGCCATTTAAACATAGTGATTTTCAAGCATTTGAAATGCTGCATAACGCAATGTTTCAAAATACTTATTATGATGGAAAAACAATTATTGAGAGACTTAACGATAGAAATATGTTAAAGATACTTAAAAATATGTCTAATGAGTTGCAAGGCTATGCGTACTTTGAAGTCGATACTGAAATGCGAGAGGCTTCATTGGAGTATATTGGTGTTTCAAAGAATGCTCAGAGTCAAGGTCTAGGAACGAGGTTGTTAAAGGAAGTTTTAACAGAGATGTTTTCATTTCCACAAATTAATGAAATTAAACTAACCGTTGATAGAGCAAATAGTCAAGCAAATCGAGTATATATGAAAGTTGGTTTTGAACCAAAAGATATTCTTATAAGTTATCGCCTCAAACTGTAA
- a CDS encoding MBL fold metallo-hydrolase, protein MNKLLFYGTSDAQGVPRLLCDCKVCTQKDPLNQRTRPSAQFTLDGNVCLIDVSPDFKHQFHLYNNKKIPSTVFITHPHNDHVAGLGDLADLCYWNNVSTEVVAAPEVISELIKRFPYLAKRKGLTFNGTLKWESGETAITFHKVNHGFNGHSYGIVVHQKQGVRWAYVSDSFNVTKEQWEPFYHLDLLIFGTSFWKEYLQKEKRSVYDVTEAMEIKVKLQAKNMVFTHLSHNIDIPKHAEMLLDKNVSFAYDGREISLPYLC, encoded by the coding sequence ATGAACAAGCTTTTATTTTATGGGACGAGCGATGCTCAAGGAGTGCCTCGATTATTATGTGACTGTAAAGTATGCACGCAAAAAGATCCATTAAATCAGCGCACAAGACCTAGTGCACAGTTCACACTGGACGGTAACGTGTGTTTGATTGATGTATCACCTGATTTTAAACATCAATTTCATTTATATAATAACAAAAAAATCCCTTCTACCGTGTTTATTACTCATCCTCACAATGATCATGTTGCTGGTTTAGGGGATTTAGCCGACTTATGCTACTGGAATAATGTAAGTACAGAAGTCGTAGCAGCCCCTGAAGTCATCAGCGAGTTAATCAAAAGATTTCCTTATCTCGCAAAAAGAAAAGGGCTTACTTTTAATGGCACGTTAAAGTGGGAAAGCGGAGAAACGGCCATTACGTTTCATAAAGTGAATCACGGATTTAACGGTCATTCCTACGGCATTGTGGTTCATCAAAAACAAGGCGTACGCTGGGCGTATGTATCCGATTCTTTTAATGTGACAAAAGAACAGTGGGAGCCTTTTTACCACTTAGATTTACTGATATTCGGTACATCTTTTTGGAAAGAATATCTTCAAAAAGAAAAAAGATCCGTATATGATGTGACAGAGGCAATGGAGATTAAAGTGAAGCTACAAGCAAAAAACATGGTGTTCACTCATTTATCACACAATATTGATATCCCAAAGCACGCTGAGATGCTTTTAGATAAAAACGTAAGCTTTGCCTATGACGGACGCGAGATTTCATTACCTTATTTGTGTTGA
- a CDS encoding SRPBCC family protein yields the protein MNDKSVVEDVKQTIIFNAPIQKVWDKVATAEGLQQWFMPNDFQPLVGYEFHLQSPFGPSPCKVLEIDAPNYLSFSWDTDGWVVSFTLKEMGNQTEFTFIHSGWKEAETLLEKANEKSSVVRDRMSYGWTSLVNEKLRKVVEN from the coding sequence ATGAATGATAAAAGTGTAGTAGAAGATGTAAAACAGACGATAATATTTAACGCGCCGATTCAAAAAGTTTGGGATAAAGTAGCAACCGCAGAAGGGCTCCAACAATGGTTCATGCCTAATGATTTTCAGCCTCTGGTAGGATATGAATTTCATTTGCAATCGCCTTTTGGACCATCTCCGTGCAAAGTATTAGAAATAGATGCACCAAACTATCTTTCTTTCTCTTGGGATACGGATGGATGGGTCGTTTCGTTTACCTTAAAAGAAATGGGTAATCAAACTGAATTTACGTTTATTCATAGCGGCTGGAAAGAAGCTGAAACACTTCTTGAAAAAGCAAACGAAAAGAGTTCAGTGGTACGAGATAGAATGAGCTACGGGTGGACTAGTCTCGTGAATGAAAAACTTCGAAAGGTTGTTGAAAACTAA
- a CDS encoding ArsR/SmtB family transcription factor — protein MTSSAAKHDIFQAIADPTRRKVLELLSEKELPISEITSHFSISRTAVVKHLHILSEADLVHGQKKGREKVYHLQPEPLKEIKDWLSYYEQFWTNKLSILQHIVERDEERNQ, from the coding sequence ATGACTTCATCAGCTGCCAAGCATGATATCTTTCAAGCCATTGCTGATCCTACTCGAAGAAAAGTACTTGAGCTGCTTTCTGAAAAAGAATTGCCTATTTCAGAAATAACGTCCCATTTTTCAATAAGCCGTACCGCTGTTGTCAAGCATCTTCATATACTTTCAGAAGCAGACCTAGTCCATGGACAAAAAAAAGGCAGAGAAAAAGTGTATCATCTTCAGCCAGAGCCTTTGAAAGAAATAAAAGATTGGCTTTCTTACTACGAACAATTTTGGACAAACAAATTATCTATTCTTCAGCATATTGTTGAAAGAGACGAAGAAAGAAATCAATAG